One stretch of Flammeovirga agarivorans DNA includes these proteins:
- the pmbA gene encoding metalloprotease PmbA, with translation LQSPEWVGEECARRTLSRLAPRKLSTMKAPVIFANEVATGLFGHLVGAIAGGAVYRKSTFLLDSLGKQILPEWLTIEEHPHLLKGLASTPFDSEGVRTERRDIVKDGVLTQWLLTNYSARKLGMKSTGHAGGIHNWRINGRGLSFAKMLKEMGTGLVVTELMGQGVSGVTGDYSRGASGFWVENGEIQYPVSEITIAGNLKEMWRNIVTIGDD, from the coding sequence ATCTGCAGTCCCCGGAATGGGTCGGGGAAGAGTGCGCCCGCCGCACCCTGTCGCGCCTGGCGCCGCGTAAGCTGTCGACCATGAAGGCGCCGGTCATTTTCGCCAACGAAGTGGCGACCGGGTTGTTTGGTCACCTGGTCGGAGCGATTGCCGGCGGCGCGGTCTACCGTAAATCGACCTTCCTGCTCGATTCGCTGGGCAAACAAATTTTGCCGGAGTGGCTGACCATTGAAGAGCATCCGCACCTGCTGAAAGGGCTGGCCTCCACGCCGTTCGACAGCGAAGGCGTGCGCACCGAACGTCGCGATATCGTCAAAGACGGCGTGCTGACCCAGTGGCTGCTGACCAATTACTCAGCGCGCAAGCTGGGGATGAAAAGCACCGGCCACGCCGGGGGCATCCACAACTGGCGCATTAACGGCCGCGGCCTGAGTTTTGCAAAGATGCTTAAAGAGATGGGCACCGGTCTTGTGGTTACCGAACTGATGGGGCAGGGTGTCAGTGGCGTCACCGGCGACTACTCACGCGGCGCATCCGGCTTCTGGGTAGAAAACGGCGAAATTCAATATCCTGTCAGTGAGATCACCATTGCAGGTAATCTGAAAGAAATGTGGCGTAATATCGTGACCATTGGCGATGATA